In one Apium graveolens cultivar Ventura unplaced genomic scaffold, ASM990537v1 ctg1043, whole genome shotgun sequence genomic region, the following are encoded:
- the LOC141699683 gene encoding acetyl-CoA-benzylalcohol acetyltransferase-like, with amino-acid sequence MANGVIMSERIVKPAVPTAEHLRTCKLSFFDQLAPPAHVPLVSFYRNNIITQHEIRKHLINSLSQALTKFYPFAGRFVQDGFYVDCNDEGVLYVEAEIDLELDAFLGIARKNVELVNDLVPWTSIGETSLVTTPIMGIKVSMFKCGGLSIAILLSHIVADGYTAATFVHEWAVTTSDLLANHEDIYSTKRNNYEFGVAKYFPSRDLSAEIKPALVPSSKIKEGKIVTKRFVFNENAILTLKAKVSKSTNISRPTRVEVVTSTIWKSLVNIAANQSKRKQSTLYLHLNLRGRTSTMVPPLPADNTSLCGNFYMEVPTKINNNKTDARELHDLVNLLRKSLRHSLGKCSKISSPEEMFSEVAKNFNEIEEEKGNEEVDVHLLSTLCRFPVYEVDFGWGKPEWVTTGGMPVELIFLFDTKCETGIEAIVNLNEADMIEFENDLNINAYTS; translated from the coding sequence ATGGCAAATGGAGTCATCATGTCCGAAAGAATTGTAAAGCCAGCAGTTCCAACAGCTGAGCACTTGAGAACTTGCAAGTTATCCTTCTTTGATCAACTTGCTCCTCCTGCACACGTACCTTTGGTATCCTTTTACCGCAATAACATCATTACCCAACACGAAATCCGCAAACATTTGATCAATTCTCTGTCTCAAGCCCTTACTAAGTTTTATCCTTTTGCCGGAAGGTTTGTTCAAGACGGCTTCTACGTTGATTGTAATGACGAGGGTGTGTTGTATGTTGAAGCTGAAATTGATCTTGAACTAGATGCATTTCTCGGCATTGCACGTAAAAATGTCGAATTAGTGAATGATCTTGTTCCGTGGACTAGCATTGGAGAAACTAGTTTGGTTACTACTCCAATTATGGGAATAAAAGTGTCCATGTTCAAATGTGGTGGATTATCTATTGCTATACTTCTTTCACATATTGTAGCTGATGGATACACAGCTGCAACATTTGTTCATGAATGGGCTGTTACTACAAGTGATCTATTAGCCAATCACGAAGATATTTATTCTACAAAACGTAATAATTATGAATTTGGCGTCGCAAAGTATTTTCCATCTAGAGACTTATCAGCAGAGATCAAGCCAGCTCTGGTACCATCTTCGAAGATAAAGGAAGGCAAGATTGTTACAAAGAGATTTGTGTTTAATGAAAATGCAATATTAACCTTAAAAGCCAAGGTTAGTAAATCGACAAATATTAGCCGGCCTACACGAGTAGAAGTTGTGACATCCACAATATGGAAGTCTCTAGTTAACATTGCTGCCAACCAATCGAAACGTAAGCAGTCTACATTGTATCTTCATCTCAATCTCCGGGGAAGGACGAGCACGATGGTACCTCCATTGCCAGCAGACAATACTTCCCTATGCGGAAACTTCTACATGGAGGTTCCTACAAAGATAAATAACAACAAAACAGATGCAAGAGAGTTGCATGACTTGGTGAATCTGTTAAGGAAAAGCTTAAGGCATTCTCTAGGGAAATGCTCGAAAATCTCGAGCCCCGAGGAAATGTTCTCAGAAGTAGCTAAGAATTTTAATGAGATCGAGGAGGAGAAAGGGAATGAAGAAGTGGATGTTCATCTGTTGAGTACATTATGCAGGTTTCCGGTTTATGAAGTTGATTTCGGATGGGGAAAGCCAGAATGGGTGACTACTGGTGGAATGCCTGTAGAGTTGATATTTTTGTTCGACACTAAATGTGAGACGGGAATTGAAGCCATTGTCAACTTGAATGAAGCGGATATGATCGAGTTTGAAAATGATCTGAACATCAATGCTTACACTTCGTAA